cCCCTACCGGCCTACCCCCTCTTCGTCGgcgctcccccgccgccggccgcggccggccggcgtccTCCCAGATCGGCGCCCCAGCCGCAGCTTTCCGCGCGTTCCGCTCCCTCTCCTGACACCCACGAAACCCCCAGTAGCAGCCCCGTCCCACTCTCCCCCTCCCTTGCTCGCGGCCAGGCATGGTCAGTGCAGCGCGGCCACTCCTACCCTTTCGATTTCGCGCGCGGCCGCTTGCTTGCTCCGGCTTCGAATCCGCGTGTCTCACTCGCTGCTGCGTGCAGGAGAACAACAAGAAGCGTTGGAAGGCGGCCCAGgaggggcagggcggcggcggcagcgggcacCGAGTGGATCTGGATGACGAGGACGACCTCGAGGAGTTCCGGCTGCCGATGAGCCACCGGCCGACCGAGAACCTCGACACGGAGGGGCTCGAGCAGGCCTCCGTCCACACGCAGCTCACCGCCTCCAACGTCGGCTTCCGGCTGCTCCAGAAGATGGGCTGGAAGACCGGCAAGGGGCTCGGCAAGAACGAGCAAGGTATGGCACTTCGTTTACTACCACTTTGCTCCCTTCTCCGTCGTGCAACTGTACCCCCGTGCGCTCATGCCATGGATGACTCCGTCTCAGTAGCTGTTGCAGTTGAAGAATCCACAGTGAGATGATATAGAATCGGTGAATTCACATGGCTGTGGGCTGTGGCATGTCGAACGGTGTTCCCTAGTCATCGATTCATAGACATTTTAGACTGAATCCTTCGACATGCTCATGTTCATGCAATCATATGCCGGCCATGCTAGATCTCCTTGGTTGTTGAAAATCAGTCTGACGCTAGCCTCTAACTTCTTCACTCTCATTTATCTCATCAGCTGCCATAGTATAGTACACTATCAGTAGTTATTTCCTCTCCATTTTCCAAAGTTTTTGTAGGAAGAAGTGGGCACCTGTTGTTATCTGTCATGTTTCAGCAATAGCCTTCTTAACCTGTGCATATGCTTTATAATTTGCAGCACAGTGAGTAGTATATTCACCTGAACATTTGACACGATTCCAAATTTATTTTTCCACTTACTAAGTCCCGCTTGAAAGACATAAATGCTGATAATACCCTTTACATTTACTTATGTTCTGCTTTACTTTTCTTGCACTCATTAGGAGGTTTAGGTGCATAGATCCCTTTTTATATCTGTCATTTTCTACACCTGTAGCGCAGTTGATTATCAAATATTCACCTTGTATTTTTCAGCTAACTAATATGATGGTGCTTCTACACCTTAAGAATACTTATTTTGTTGTGATGCAGGTATACTAGAGCCAATAAGAGCTGACATCAGAGATGCAAAATTAGGTGTTGGGAAACAAGAGGAAGATGACTTCTTCACATCTGAAGAGAATGTACAAAGAAAGAAATTGAATATTGAACTTGAGGAGACCGAGGAACATATAAAGAAGCGTGAGGTATGCAACTGACTACTTGATCTATACATTCTTCAAGTACATTTTCTAAATAGATGCCTGACATGCTGGAAACCTATATCTAGTCGTAAGTGTTATATAGCTTGTAGGTAGCTGTGCTTTCATGATGTGAGAATGGCTAGTATCAACCATTAGAATCTTGAGCATTTCGTACACTTTTTATTTGGTGGTTTCTTTTCCCTGCTTGGTGCAAATCATGACAATCCAGGTCATAGCAGAGCGTGAGCACAAAATCCGCAGTGAAGTCAAGGAGATACAGAAGGTGTTCTTTTGCAGCCTCTGCAATAAGCAATACAAGCTGGCTCATGAATTTGAGAGTCACTTGAGCTCATATGACCACAATCATAGGAAGGTAATACATTTTGCATGCTCTTTCGACTTTCCTAATGCATTGTATTGGCTTTTTTCTGGATATGTTCGTCAGCACCATTCTTAATACCTTTATTGTGCAGAGGTTTAAAGAAATGAGAGAAATGCAGAGCAGCAGTGGTAGCCGTGATGACAGGCAGAAACGTGAACAACAACGGGAAGAGAAGGAACTAGCAAAAATCACACAACTGTATCCATTCATACTCTATTTAACGGTTTTATCGATACTAAGCTATGTTGTTCTTAAGATATGCATTAGGAAATTAGGATGTATGTGGATCATTTAATTTCCTTAATGGACCTTCAGGGCAGATGCTCATaggaagcagcagcagaagcaagaAAATTCAGAGGCCCCAGCAGAGAGTGCTGCACCAAAAAACATTGCGGGCCCTAGCAATCAGGATCAGCGGCGGACATTGAAGTTTGGATTTTCCAAAATGGCTCCTTCCAAGGTGGGAT
This sequence is a window from Panicum virgatum strain AP13 chromosome 7K, P.virgatum_v5, whole genome shotgun sequence. Protein-coding genes within it:
- the LOC120639621 gene encoding G patch domain-containing protein 8-like yields the protein MENNKKRWKAAQEGQGGGGSGHRVDLDDEDDLEEFRLPMSHRPTENLDTEGLEQASVHTQLTASNVGFRLLQKMGWKTGKGLGKNEQGILEPIRADIRDAKLGVGKQEEDDFFTSEENVQRKKLNIELEETEEHIKKREVIAEREHKIRSEVKEIQKVFFCSLCNKQYKLAHEFESHLSSYDHNHRKRFKEMREMQSSSGSRDDRQKREQQREEKELAKITQLADAHRKQQQKQENSEAPAESAAPKNIAGPSNQDQRRTLKFGFSKMAPSKVPVGNASKKPKVATKVSSVFGNDSDEDS